One genomic segment of Candidatus Desulfarcum epimagneticum includes these proteins:
- a CDS encoding conserved hypothetical protein (Evidence 4 : Unknown function but conserved in other organisms) has product MSSAKDRALNKARKFIDLLNANGIEIFAAYMFGSAMRGQTDENSDIDIAIVSKDFTGEPFYDVQKVSKYRRAVDLRLEAHPFSLNDALKNPSLFFTEIKNKGIQII; this is encoded by the coding sequence ATGTCTTCTGCAAAAGACAGGGCGTTAAATAAAGCAAGAAAGTTTATTGACCTGCTCAATGCAAACGGCATTGAAATTTTTGCCGCATATATGTTTGGTTCTGCTATGCGGGGCCAAACTGATGAAAACAGCGATATTGATATTGCCATTGTTTCAAAAGACTTTACCGGGGAGCCTTTTTATGATGTCCAAAAAGTAAGCAAATATAGACGGGCGGTGGATTTGAGGTTAGAAGCGCATCCTTTTTCCCTGAACGATGCCTTAAAGAATCCATCTCTTTTTTTTACCGAAATTAAAAATAAGGGGATTCAGATTATTTAA